A genomic stretch from Echeneis naucrates chromosome 6, fEcheNa1.1, whole genome shotgun sequence includes:
- the il21r.1 gene encoding interleukin 21 receptor, tandem duplicate 1 encodes MALKPVYFLLLWGLTLLTHGVTSMCNITCSTDYKALLNCSCSGSVLTHPVLLQVTCSGEEEVVEGSCEIKPPQSWCIIHQEDLDDVASIGTTCSAKAIQQDNKLIISQPSSWQLSEVVKPQPPFNVQVTHADTFNKITWGNLNPRDCLMYNIRIQDSKNLSKDPFLSFSVEKNYTEINHENLDPRVKYIVDIRAKMCPTNLYTGPWSEWSSTNTIEGNVGADQDYLWPLGFIIFPVLGIAFWFCFQKSHWRQKLQLITYIPKPDEFFKPLYHNYGGNFKEWVKPVFSEYDYLMINSQIQPTTKKPHDILQWNNEEQCYSEILETKKVGQFLQALQQPQNKLPLHFQDGGSSQGTSHSVGHISIHTVTLSGEEFEEEVMSQSSMNTLKCYKDGESFGSFEEDNRGNGDYNLEEPQLSRLDRQNGLLPQHENQISNELSLEHLNFQPHAQIHEPERLSLDSFASNDSNDGYPHVDLDTIDSGFVECSSPGASDSNRGDHIDSDLFNEHKNSNSNYVKQWMVCNTIQEDSTNSENELRETQ; translated from the exons ATGGCGCTGAAACCTGTGTACTTTTTGCTGTTGTGGGGCCTCACTTTATTGACTCATGGTG TCACATCTATGTGCAATATTACCTGTTCGACGGACTACAAGGCTTTGCTGAATTGTTCCTGCTCAGGTTCGGTGCTGACGCATCCTGTCCTCCTCCAAGTCACTTGCag TGGTGAAGAAGAAGTCGTTGAGGGCAGCTGTGAAATCAAACCACCTCAATCCTGGTGCATAATTCACCAGGAGGACCTTGATGACGTTGCATCCATTGGAACCACGTGTAGTGCGAAGGCCATACAACAAGACAACAAATTAATTATCAGCCAGCCATCCAGCTGGCAACTAAGTGAAGTGG TGAAACCCCAGCCTCCTTTCAATGTTCAAGTAACACATGCTGACACGTTCAACAAGATCACTTGGGGCAACCTCAACCCTAGAGACTGCCTCATGTACAACATCCGCATACAAGACAGCAAAAACTTGTCAAAG GAcccatttctttcattttctgtggaaaaaaattacaCTGAGATAAACCATGAGAATCTCGACCCACGGGTCAAATACATCGTGGACATTCGGGCCAAAATGTGTCCCACCAATCTTTATACTGGTCCGTGGAGCGAGTGGAGCTCCACAAACACCATAGAGG GTAATGTTGGAGCGGATCAAGATTATCTATGGCCTCTCGGTTTTATCATCTTTCCTGTCCTTGGCAttgcattttggttttgtttccaaaaatc TCATTGGCGTCAAAAGCTGCAGTTGATCACATACATCCCGAAGCCAGATGAGTTCTTCAAGCCCCTTTACCACAACTACGGAGGGAACTTTAAG GAGTGGGTGAAGCCTGTATTCAGCGAGTACGATTACCTGATGATCAACTCCCAAATTCAGCCAACAACCAAGAAGCCGCACGACATTCTTCAGTGGAACAACGAGGAGCAATGCTACAGCGAGATCCTTGAGACCAAGAAGGTTGGTCAGTTCCTCCAGGCGCTGCAGCAGCCTCAAAACAAATTACCGCTGCACTTCCAGGACGGGGGCAGCTCACAGGGCACCAGCCACTCCGTTGGGCACATCTCCATCCACACCGTGACTCTGTCTGGAGAGGAGTTTGAGGAGGAAGTCATGTCCCAGAGCTCCATGAACACCCTCAAATGTTACAAAGATGGAGAAAGCTTCGGTTCCTTTGAGGAGGACAACAGAGGGAACGGCGACTACAATTTGGAGGAACCACAGCTGTCCAGGTTGGACAGACAAAATGGGCTGTTACCGCAGCATGAAAATCAAATATCCAATGAGTTGTCACTGGAGCATCTAAACTTTCAGCCTCATGCCCAGATTCACGAACCGGAGAGGCTGTCACTCGACTCGTTTGCCTCAAACGACTCAAACGACGGATACCCACATGTGGATTTGGACACTATTGACAGTGGTTTTGTCGAGTGCAGTAGCCCCGGGGCCTCGGACTCAAACAGAGGAGACCATATAGACTCTGATTTATTTAACGAACACAAAAACTCCAACTCCAACTACGTGAAGCAGTGGATGGTATGTAACACTATTCAGGAGGACTCCACCAACTCAGAGAACGAACTACGCGAAACACAGTGA
- the LOC115045353 gene encoding interleukin-21 receptor-like isoform X1 has protein sequence MKRPGLLLVCLWSSIFTAASCFRVDGYSCATAYWNQITCVLNITDNLVGPSNTNYSLTFCHFCRTQGCVNTTCPLVRTNNTYRCDCKVMESNFMDLDKFSIHLCDGFACHSLAKIFKPAKNIRLTPPSDVEVQEGAEGFNITWKSEYDNHDYLKRQLDYELLLQKSQSSWSQTLKLSATFGSIPRSDLVAHGAYCIKVRSRPAEYRKAYNGTWSEWSPMTCWQVKTQEEQDSLSLILTKSLTPVGLLLVGLLLIVLFSPASRMKIKTLSHTPSPAHFFQPLFQQHESNLQEWFTPQGKFALIYKTEEPPMTCDIMVVPKPIPKDPEENQDVFSLSVTPLTFSQSPSSYVGLPELHEAPPPVTMSFCPGNTSYTQLPCSVWDFAIKEAQVTPGPPETLSEISRADSGCSCEDLTEDPECSLPNSPVDESSPPCFRNDYCILNKTADGVVPVLVSK, from the exons ATGAAGCGTCCAGGGCtcctgttggtgtgtttgtggtccAGCATCTTCACAGCTGCCAGCTGCTTCAGAG TTGATGGATATTCATGTGCTACTGCCTATTGGAACCAAATTACCTGTGTCTTGAACATCACTGATAATCTTGTTGGCCCATCCAACACCAACTACAGCCTGACATTCTGTCACTTTTG CAGAACACAGGGCTGTGTGAATACCACCTGTCCACTTGTGAGGACGAATAACACCTACAGATGTGACTGCAAAGTCATGGAAAGCAACTTTATGGACCTCGATAAATTTTCAATCCATCTTTGTGATGGATTTGCCTGCCATTCTCTAGCTAAGATCTTTAAACCTGCAAAGAACA TACGGCTGACGCCTCCATCTGATGTTGAGGTTcaagaaggagcagaaggtTTTAACATCACTTGGAAATCTGAGTATGACAATCATGACTATCTCAAGCGACAACTTGACTACGAACTCCTACTTCAAAAATCCCAAAGCAGCTGGAGCCAA ACTCTCAAATTAAGTGCGACGTTTGGATCAATTCCAAGGTCAGACCTCGTCGCTCATGGTGCATATTGCATTAAAGTGAGATCTAGACCTGCGGAATATCGAAAGGCATATAACGGAACTTGGAGCGAGTGGAGTCCAATGACATGCTGGCAAGTGAAAACACAAGAAG AACAAGACAGTCTTTCACTAATTCTGACCAAATCTCTGACCCCGGTTGGATTGCTGCTTGTCGGATTGCTGTTGATTGTACTCTTCAGTCCTGCCTCGAG AATGAAGATAAAAACTCTCTCCCACACACCATCACCAGCACATTTCTTTCAGCCTCTGTTCCAGCAACATGAGAGCAATCTGCAG GAATGGTTTACACCTCAAGGCAAATTTGCACTAATATACAAAACTGAGGAGCCCCCGATGACCTGTGATATCATGGTTGTGCCAAAACCCATCCCGAAGGATCCAGAAGAGAACCAGGatgtcttcagtctgtcagtaACACCTCTGACATTCAGTCAGAGCCCAAGTTCATATGTTGGTTTACCTGAGCTGCACgaagctcctcctcctgttacCATGTCATTCTGTCCGGGGAACACGTCTTACACTCAGCTTCCCTGCTCAGTCTGGGACTTTGCCATTAAAGAAGCACAAGTCACTCCCGGTCCACCTGAAACTCTGTCGGAGATCAGCCGTGCTGATTCTGGTTGCAGCTGTGAGGACCTGACTGAAGACCCAGAGTGCAGTTTACCAAACAGTCCTGTTGACGAGTCCTCACCGCCATGTTTCCGTAACGATTACTGCATTCTCAACAAAACGGCAGATGGTGTTGTTCCTGTTTTGGTGTCTAAGTGA
- the LOC115045353 gene encoding interleukin-21 receptor-like isoform X2, which produces MESNFMDLDKFSIHLCDGFACHSLAKIFKPAKNIRLTPPSDVEVQEGAEGFNITWKSEYDNHDYLKRQLDYELLLQKSQSSWSQTLKLSATFGSIPRSDLVAHGAYCIKVRSRPAEYRKAYNGTWSEWSPMTCWQVKTQEEQDSLSLILTKSLTPVGLLLVGLLLIVLFSPASRMKIKTLSHTPSPAHFFQPLFQQHESNLQEWFTPQGKFALIYKTEEPPMTCDIMVVPKPIPKDPEENQDVFSLSVTPLTFSQSPSSYVGLPELHEAPPPVTMSFCPGNTSYTQLPCSVWDFAIKEAQVTPGPPETLSEISRADSGCSCEDLTEDPECSLPNSPVDESSPPCFRNDYCILNKTADGVVPVLVSK; this is translated from the exons ATGGAAAGCAACTTTATGGACCTCGATAAATTTTCAATCCATCTTTGTGATGGATTTGCCTGCCATTCTCTAGCTAAGATCTTTAAACCTGCAAAGAACA TACGGCTGACGCCTCCATCTGATGTTGAGGTTcaagaaggagcagaaggtTTTAACATCACTTGGAAATCTGAGTATGACAATCATGACTATCTCAAGCGACAACTTGACTACGAACTCCTACTTCAAAAATCCCAAAGCAGCTGGAGCCAA ACTCTCAAATTAAGTGCGACGTTTGGATCAATTCCAAGGTCAGACCTCGTCGCTCATGGTGCATATTGCATTAAAGTGAGATCTAGACCTGCGGAATATCGAAAGGCATATAACGGAACTTGGAGCGAGTGGAGTCCAATGACATGCTGGCAAGTGAAAACACAAGAAG AACAAGACAGTCTTTCACTAATTCTGACCAAATCTCTGACCCCGGTTGGATTGCTGCTTGTCGGATTGCTGTTGATTGTACTCTTCAGTCCTGCCTCGAG AATGAAGATAAAAACTCTCTCCCACACACCATCACCAGCACATTTCTTTCAGCCTCTGTTCCAGCAACATGAGAGCAATCTGCAG GAATGGTTTACACCTCAAGGCAAATTTGCACTAATATACAAAACTGAGGAGCCCCCGATGACCTGTGATATCATGGTTGTGCCAAAACCCATCCCGAAGGATCCAGAAGAGAACCAGGatgtcttcagtctgtcagtaACACCTCTGACATTCAGTCAGAGCCCAAGTTCATATGTTGGTTTACCTGAGCTGCACgaagctcctcctcctgttacCATGTCATTCTGTCCGGGGAACACGTCTTACACTCAGCTTCCCTGCTCAGTCTGGGACTTTGCCATTAAAGAAGCACAAGTCACTCCCGGTCCACCTGAAACTCTGTCGGAGATCAGCCGTGCTGATTCTGGTTGCAGCTGTGAGGACCTGACTGAAGACCCAGAGTGCAGTTTACCAAACAGTCCTGTTGACGAGTCCTCACCGCCATGTTTCCGTAACGATTACTGCATTCTCAACAAAACGGCAGATGGTGTTGTTCCTGTTTTGGTGTCTAAGTGA
- the LOC115045336 gene encoding uncharacterized protein LOC115045336, with product MSDGIGSSDEARAIEDAIRAAIDAVTAAMCSACSRRVQLYERMVADRDAEIRRLEGELSRRQTGVGAAPAHPSPKSHETAEAFPHQHAQSRITSLVKEEPSELETVIKWEVCEGSLLDQEGQPGAEERRRDTQADSGAKTANPLTSKPKAAEEEDKPAANLKRKGRERNGCHRAESEEEDAVMKKSCGTEQSAPKTTAPKSVLGDIGSLQLQGLSSNGSTTSNLNVQDPLSCQQQTYVSMAAPQAACDPILLEVLVSLETIKQQNSTVLQILQSGNSSAAPLCEPPDVGTLPLPLQSVQDLRSLEHRLSTEPELKKEMTSYLGLAGGMTTKESVWRIMAKLFTNTLAKNINWRGRNNKQKIENLTIKRVILNAVRQNSFCKDAVDEEIERYMKRWLQLAGDRDGGRKRRQEKGKEGNSMQDYCVDGMYSNVIE from the exons ATGAGCGATGGGATCGGCAGCAGCGACGAAGCCCGGGCGATAGAAGACGCCATCAGGGCGGCGATCGACGCGGTGACGGCGGCGATGTGCAGCGCCTGCAGCCGGAGGGTGCAGCTCTACGAGCGGATGGTGGCGGACAGAGACGCCGAGATCCGGAGGCTGGAGGGCGAGCTGAGccggagacagacag GCGTGGGTGCAGCACCTGCACATCCTTCCCCGAAGAGCCATGAAACCGCGGAGGCCTTTCCCCACCAACATGCCCAGAGCCGCATCACCTCCCTGGTCAAAGAGGAGCCGTCCGAGCTGGAGACGGTCATCAAATGGGAGGTGTGTGAGGGCAGCCTGCTGGACCAGGAGGGGCAGCCTGGGGCAGAGGAGCGGCGGAGAG ACACGCAGGCTGATTCTGGGGCAAAAACTGCAAATCCTCTGACGAGCAAACCAAAGGCCgcagaagaggaagacaaaccTGCTGCCAATCTAAAAAGGAAAGGCAG GGAGAGAAACGGATGCCACCGGGCtgagagtgaggaagaggatgctGTAATGAAGAAATCCTGTGGGACTGAGCAATCTGCGCCAAAGACAACAGCTCCAAAGTCCGTGTTAGGAGACATCGGCTCCTTACAGCTGCAGGGGCTCAGCTCCAACGGCTCCACAACGTCAAACTTAAATGTACAAGACCCTTTATCATGTCAGCAGCAGACATATGTCAGTATGGCTGCCCCACAAGCTGCATGTGACC cGATACTTCTCGAGGTCCTCGTTTCACTCGAGAccatcaaacagcaaaacagcacTGTTCTACAAATCCTGCAGTCAGGGAATTCATCTGCAGCGCCGCTCTGTGAACCTCCAGATGTCGGGACACTTCCGCTTCCACTCCAGTCGGTCCAGGACTTAAGAAGTTTGGAACACAGACTCTCCACTGAACCAGAGCTGAAGAAAGAAATG ACTTCATACCTCGGCCTGGCTGGAGGGATGACGACCAAAGAGAGCGTCTGGAGGATAATGGCTAAGCTTTTTACCAACACTTTGGCCAAAAACATTAACTGGAGGGGAAGGAATAACAAGCAGAAGATTGAAAACCTCACCATCAAAAGAGTTATCCTAA ATGCTGTCAGGCAGAATTCATTCTGCAAGGACGCCGTGGACGAGGAGATAGAGAGATACATGAAGCGCTGGCTGCAGCTGGCAGGGGACAGAGATGGAGGACGGAAAAGAAGACAGGAAaaggggaaggaaggaaacagcATGCAGGATTACTGTGTGGATGGGATGTACAGTAATGTGATAGAATAg